Within Telopea speciosissima isolate NSW1024214 ecotype Mountain lineage chromosome 8, Tspe_v1, whole genome shotgun sequence, the genomic segment ACTGGCTTAATGCTATGTGCTTACCTAGTTTACAGTGGCATGTCAGCAGAAGAAGCTTTTCAGTTGTACGCACATAAACGAACCACCAATAATGAAGGCGTAAGTATTTTAACGCACATGCAACCATGCCTTAGCAAATTGCCATGGTAGCATGTATGTTTGTTGCATAGAGTTTGCATAGGATGGTAGATTGGTGGTAGaggtttgaatttgaataagTAGAGGTTTGAAGAATTTGGTAGGATTGGCATGTTGGGCTGAATTAGAATGAAACTTGGATAACAGGAAACTGATTTTTGTGATGAACCTTGATTGTTGAAAATCTGACAAGTTGGATGATTCTTAGGCCAAGATGGATGGTCTGTATGGAAAGTTAGCTTTCCTGTGTATCTAGATCATGGTCatctctatttttttcattattataaCTTTATAATGTTCAATTACAAGAACAAATTCAATGAAAAAATAGCAGAGGTGAATGGGATCTCTTTTAAGTGGGTAAGTCAGAGTTCAGTAGGTCTACCATCTTTAATATCAACAAAAGAATTTCATCAAAACTGAACAAGCATATTGTTACTTTTAGTTGCTGTTTATTCATAAGTATATTCATTCTTTCCTTCAACAGGTTTCAATAGCAAGTCAGCGTCGTTATGTTGGGTACTGGTCTAAAATAGTGTCTTTTCCAAGGGGAATTGATAACAGACCTCCTGAAGTGAACTTACCTCAACCATGTAGCCGGGAATTACGGCGAATCCGACTTTATGACACAGTTAACACTAATTCAGTTTTCTTTGTGGTCACAGAGTTGCAGGAAGTAAGTTTGTCTCGGACTTTCTTAGTCAgttatctattttctttcttcttctttgttggggtgggtggggggagaggggggaagGGATGAAATAAATAGCAACATACTTCAGACTAGTAGAGGTTCTAAAGGTTTTGTGACTTGAAAAAACAGAATAACTTGGTCAAGCACTTGATTGCATTTATATGGTTCAAGCTCCTAAGCATTGTGTGACTTCTGTTTTTCCATAAGACAAAGGTCCCTTTGTGTTTCATGTGTCCGAGCTTGGCTGGTAGATCTATTTCCTCCGATGTCAAGGGTTTGTGTTGCCATTCTTGATCATTGGATGGAAATGGGATCCTCTGAATTAGACACATGTCAAATTTGTGCCACATAATAATATGGCACACCATGTATTGGGCTTTTCCCCTTATACTATCATCAGCCCAACCTATCAAAATATTGactttttgatcattttccaAAGCTTTAGTTGACATTTAAAAATGAATAATGTGGGCTATATGCCTGCAAATTTTTTGTGCCAATTGCCACATAGCGGGAAATAGATCCATCCAGCCAAGCTTAGATGCATGTAAACCCACCGAACTATGCCCTTTGTCATGTAATGGTAATAAGTTTAATGCTTACTCAATACATTTTGTAATCAGTctagttcttttttctttcttatttttttatcttagtACTTTCTTGCATCTACCTGATTGTGTTTGAATCAAATGGACTCTGAATTTACTTGGGTCTTAAGGCTTTGTTTTTCTAGTTGAAAAACATATAGTTGACTCATCTTGGCAGGAAAGTCCGACCTACTTTTCTGTTTAGCAGCCATCATAAGCATTATATGTTTTCTGTAATTCGTTAATCGGGAGCAAGTTATTTTAATTCAAAACATTATTTGTGTAACAATAACAGAACCTGAATTAGTACCCAGtcataagaagaaagaagagaagagaggagaagagagaaatcgaatagaagaagagaagatgagagaaggtATGAGAACACGGCCCATGGTTAAGTAATGGACAGAATACACAAACCGTGGGTGGGAGATTGTCTTATattgaataaaagaaacaaattacaATAGGACCAGCGGGTCCATAACTAATGACTAGACTTAAGACTGGACATAAATGACTTTACACTTAAATAAGCAGAcattacaataatacccctaaGAGTACCGACACACTTAACACAACCATATAACCAACacatttaacactccccctcaagctggatcaTAACACCCTTGGAGAAATACATTTCGAAAGAAGGCTTTGGTAAACAAGTCTCCAAGTTGATTACTTGAGCTGACAAATGGAGTGAAAATCAATTTCTTCATTACtacatctcgaacaaaatggcaatccatttcaatatgcttagtcctctcatgaaagactAGACTAGCAATTTAAATTGTTGCCTGATTATCACAGAACATGTCTATATATTTGCTGACCAGAAAACCAAGATCCTGAACAAAGATCTAAGCCACATCAACTCAACTGCAGTGTGAGCCACTAATCTATACTTAGCTTCAACACTGGAACAAGCTATTATAGTTTGGtttttactcctccatgtaacaAGATTTACCCTGACAAAGGTACAATATCTCATAGTTGACCTCTGATCACCATCaacaccagcccaatcagcattaaCATTGGTGTGTCCATTGCAGCGATTAATAAGACCTTTTGCTAGAGCACCCTTGAGATATCTCAATCTACGCCATGCTACCTCCCAATGAACCTGCCTAGGTGTCTTCATAAACTGTCTAATCACAGCAACAGCAAATGATACATCAGGTTGGATAATAGTAAGATACATAAGTTTGCCGACTAACCCCTGATAGTCTGATACTGATGTTTGTCTGCAAATCCCTTGTCATAAGACCCTCCAAGTTTAACATCAGGGTCTATAGGAGTATCTATAGGCTTATAGCCTAACATTTCTGTCTCACTCAGAAGGTCAAGAACATACTTCCGCTGAGACAAACTAAGCCCTTTTTTACTTCGAATAACCTCAACACCAAGGAAATATCTGAGAGCACCCAAATATTTCATCTTGAAGTGTTGCTCTAAGTAAGACTTAACCTGTTCAATTCCAGACAAGTCATTACCAAaaacaataatatcatcaacataaatgacCAGTACAATAACTGTAGAGCCTTGACGTCATACGAATATAGAGTGGTCAGAGTTACATTAAGAAAAGCCACAACCAGCAACAACTATACTAAATTTATtaaaccatgctcttggagacTCTTTCAATCCATAATTTATCAGCTTAGAAAATTTTCTTAGCATTCTTCCCCTGAGTAACATAACTAGGAGGTTGCTAACCTCTTCATTCAAATCACTataaagaaaggcattcttgatGTCTAATTGAAAGAGGCCAATTAAAGTTAACAGCCACAGATATCAAAACTCTCACAGATTTAAGGTGAGCACTAGAAGAGAAGCTCTCAAAATAATCAACTACATAGGTCTGAATATGGCCCTTATCAACCAACTGAGCTTTCAGTCTCTCAACCGAACCGTCAAGGTTATACTTAATGTTATACACCCAACGATACCATACAAGATCCTTACCTTGAGGTAGATTTACTCTAAGTCTTGCGAGAAAGCAAGGCATCAATTTCTCATCCATGGCTGACTTTCACCCAGGTTGAGGTAAAGCATCTTCAATGAGAGGTCAAATGTACGAAGGAAAACAGGAAGATGAGATATAGAAACATAATTAGTAATCGGATAGGCAACCAAAGAGTTCTGAGTACAGGAACGAGTATCTTTTCGAAGAGCAATAGTTAAGTCATCCAGAGAAGAACCTTCAGGCAAAGACTCGGATTAAGAGAGGTGAGAGATGACAACAACTGGCGAAGACTGCTTGGGACAGTTCTtgtatacttaaaatggtaccCTTGTGGATTTGGGTTAGAATCTTCAAGAGGAATGAGTTGAGGAATAGGTGGGAGAATAGGAGAGACACGACCTAAGTCAGAAACAACAACGCTAAAGTAGGGAGTATTCTCAAGAAATGTAACATCAACACTAGCAAACTGCTAACGGGTAACAAAATCATAGCAATGGTAGCCTTTATGGATGCGAGAGCACCCAAGAAAGACACACTTTataacacaagaagacaacttATCAATGTCAAGACAAagattatgaacaaaacattTGCATCCAGAAATATGCGGTGATAGACCAAATAAGAGGTTGTTATGAAAAACAACAGAGAAAGGAGATATAttatgaagaacagaagaaggcatCTGATAAATCACATAACAggcagtcaaaacagcatcttCCCAATAAAATTTGGGACACACTAATGAAACATTAAGGATCTAGCAATTTCTAACAAGTGCCGGTTTTTCCTTCCAGGGGTGCATAAGAGCAGCTATTTTGATGGACAATACCAttatcagaaaaagaaaaagaaaaaagaagaaacttcaCGCTGAGCAATCTCAATAGCATTACCAGTATGCAAAATTATCAAACAAACACCAAACTGAACtttaatttcattaaaaaaattgtttaaaaacaaacaaacttagaaaatcatttaaaaaataCAACCATGTCATGCGAGAGTGATCGTCAACAAAGgtgacaaaataagaaaaatcgGACCCGACTCTTAATCCTACAAGGACCCCAGATATCAGAATGATCTAAAGCAAATACGAGTGGCTCTTAAACACactaaaaaatggaaaaacagtACGGTGATTGCTTGCCAAGATCACAAATTTCACATTCTATATGGGAGATAGACTTGCAACTAGAGACCATATGTTGTAActtggagagagaaagatgtccCAGTCGGTAGTACCAATGTAGAGGAGAAGCGCTAATAGAGGTGACAAGATCTGTCATAGATGAGGAAGCAACATCCCATCCCTCTTatgccctccaccaatcgtcatCTTTGTCTTGAGATCCCGTAAAACACATTGGGAACGGTAAAAGGTGATGGATCAGTTAAAATATTTCGTAAactaacagataaaagattgacataatttaggaacatgaagtacaGTATATAATGAAAGAGATGAAGACAGAGGAATGATACCATCCCTAGTAGCGTTAGTAAAGGATCCATCTGCAAGATCAATTTGGGATGGACAATTAGACTGCtgtaaagaagagaatagatATGGCTTACTGGTCATGTGTGAGGACACACCTGATTCCATGACCCAAGTAGTGTGGAGGATGAGGAAGTGAGACATGTGGATATACCTGAATGAGCCAATGTGGCAGTCGATGTGGTAGAGGATATCTCTGTTAGAAAAACAATGCCCAAAAATGGGgattttgcaaaagaaaacgaagaaaaagagaagacaaaCACACAACGCcagattttacgtggttcacccccaagtaGGTATGCTACATCCACGGCGAGCGATAGAACTTTTTCACTACTTCTTTGAAGCAAAATTACAAACCCTCAGATCTCTCCCCCTcacaaagagataaggacactttataagagaaccctaacccaaaaaagtacagaactgcccctgCAGACCCAAAAACCAACCCAATCTGGTCAGACCAGAAcccaacatatgtcgaaatacatatcgattttagGCCATTCTGGTGCGTTTCGAAGACGAAACAGCCCGCCGAAGAATCGCCACAGCACTCtctggactgagatcaggcttcaccaataacaatcgCAAGCTACTTATCCCATTTTAGTAGTTGATTGAACATCTCATCACGAGATGAGACACCACCTCTAGACAAAGAAATCTGATTATTGTCATGAGATAACACTATTTCAATACTCCCATCAGGCACAATAGTATTAGCAAATTGTTGTAATGTCCATTGGGGCTTACCATGTTTGACCCAATATTTCTCAATTGTGTGATTGTTGCGAACCCAATGAGTACATAGTCTGACGAACTGATCTGATTGCTAGCCGCCTTGACCACCCATACCACATCCACGACCTCCCCCTAAATCACGAGCTTTGCTAGGAGATCTTGTGCACAACTGCGGCCACCATTACCATCAATAAAAGCAGAGTTGTCCTTAGAGAAAGTGGTGGATTCAAATTTAGACAAGGAGGGGTCACAATTCGTTGAATGCTGCAGTAGGCCTCATTCATAGAGGGAATCTTTTCACTGACTAATATTTGACTCTTAACAGGTTGAAAGTCAGAGTCTAATCCAGATTAAAATTTTGCAAGCAGAAATTCAGCATGTTGAGATTTAAGAACTTCAATAGCAGTAGAAAGAGGTTGGTACACATTGAGTTCCTCCCATATGCCCTTTAGAGCACTGTAGTAGTCGTCAACTGATTTTCCATTCTGCGCAAGAGATAACTTCTCAAATAAATCATATGCACTGGACATATGTTATCTTGAGAATAGCTttctttgagatcatccaagaCACCCTTGGTTGTTATATGAATCATTATATTGGCAGCCACAAAAGGCTCCATAATCTTCCATAGCTTACAAAGTAATGTAACATTCTCTGTCGTCCACTCATTATACTCAGCAGAAGTTGGAGCAGGTGTAGATGTAGTCAGATAGTCTATGTTCTGTTTGGTAATGATATAAACTCTAAATGCCTGTTCTCAGAGAAGACAATTGGAAACCCCATCAGTTTGATGGATGTAATCCGACGTTGACATTATCCATGGGATGCTTAAAATCAGCCATAATGTTGTAGATAGTAGAATTCTTTCACAAAGAATAAACCAGATGCAAATAGTCACCAAAGGCATCATCAATAACAACAACTAACAATAGAACAATAACCAGAGGTACGAGGTTCAAAAACAACagccaaaaaacccaaaatcagaAAATCGCAGGAAGGGTTGAAACTCTTAAATCACAGATGCGAAACCCTTGAAATTGCAGATGGTTATGTTTGTCTGTTTGGTCTGAAATTGTGACCACTGACAGTATAGTAGAGAGGGaacaagtccaaaaaagtaggGTTTTGCCCGACAAATTAAGGTTTTGACAGGAAAAATGAAAATCTGATCTTCCACATCAAACAAACATAATCAGTCCATAACAAGTATTCACAATGATGTTTGTGACTTAGCAGAGGAGAGGAATAACCAGCATCATTGATCAAAACCCATACAGAGTCAAAATTCCATGTGCATAGAGAGAAAAATCCTATGCGTGTAGGTCAAAAAACAACAAACCCTAGCATGCGATTAGGGCACTTCAGATAAAGAGCTTCCCCCTCCATTAACTTCAGTAACAACAATGATGGAATCTTAGTCGTGCATGTTCAAGAAACTAGAGTTCTAACAAACAGAGGTTGCTGTACACCAAAAGGTAGGGAAAAACCTTAACCACTCTCATAACAGGATTAAAGAATCACAATTCACAGGTACTGAAatcaatgctctgataccatgaaacaGTAACAGAACCTGAATCAGTACCTggtcataaaaaaaataaaagagagaagtcaaagagaagaagagaagatcgGAGAAGGGAAGACAACACAGCCCACGGTTTGAGTAATGGGCAGAATACTCAAACCGATGGTGGGAGATTGTATTTAtattgaataaaagaaaaaaaaaaattacaaatttacaaTAGGACCACCGGTTCCACAACTAATAACTAGACTTAAGGCTTAAAAACTGGACATAAGTGACTTTACACTTAAATAAGAAAGatattacaataatacccctaaGAGAACCGAAAGACTTAAtagtttaaattttaaaatcatgAAATGTATCTTTTGATTTCTGAGTTTAAACATAATCTCTCTCCCCTACCTCCCAATCTGTCTATCTATCGATCTATCGATCTATCACTCTATCTTTTCCATCGGATGCATAATTGAATGGAGTTTCATCCAACGTTTTGAAACAGATTCCTGGTCAACTGTACAGTCCATCCATGGAGGTTGCAAGGAGTTGCTGCAGACCACTTAAGCTAGGATATCAAAGAAGTAACAGCCCAAGGTATTACCTCTCCTTCATTGACAACGATGAGGAAGGGAAGGAACCGGAAAAGGAGGCACCTCATGTTGTCGAGCAAATGGACACAGAGAAGTCTTTTATCTACCATGAGAATTGTCTTGAATACTATTTTGATAAACCCTTACGAGTAAGTCCCTGGTAATAATTCACATCTAATTATTTTGTTTCCATTGTTAAATTTGATTGCATAATATCAACTTATTGAAAAGGTTACCGGAGATGTGCGTGTGATATTCTACCAAAAGTTGAATGGAGGGCGTCTTTTCTATGCCTGCTTCAACACAGCCTTCATTACAAACAGCTTGTTACAGGTATCTTTTCCTCTTCATCATGGAAATTCAATTGCGCTTTCATTTTTGCATCTATGCAGTAAATTGAAATGTCAAGAGACTCAAACTCAAAGAAAATTGAATGCAGCATGCATCCACCAGTGGTACTGTAGTGCACACCATATTTGTGCCCTGATGGCCGAGTGGACAGGAGTACACAGTAGGTTTGCCTCCTCCTGGACCATACAATCACAGAGTTGTCTACCTTTGTCCCAaccttcttttcatttttcaacCGCATTCCATGTTTCTAGCCTGACTTTGGTTTGCAAACATTTCATTTGGTTTTACTATTAGTGTGGCAGCCAAGAGGAGTACCACAAGTTGAACATTTAAAACAGTGACAAACTATTACTTTTTATTTGGAAGGAGTGATTCTCTGTTTTTTATCAATTGAGTCTGGTTTACATGGTTTTCTTTTATCCAACCCCAGGGGGACCCATCCTTATTTTTGCTCTGAAATCCTTGCAGTTCTCTGTGCGAGATTTGGATAAAGTCGGGTACAAGGGTAAATCTATATGCAGCTCTGCCTTCTGTCTGGAGTTGCTCTTCGGTCCTGCTAACTCAAAATATCCATTGTCACCTCCAGTGGATGACAATGAAGTATGTGAAGATTGGTCCTGAAGTCCTTGCTGTAGGTTCTGTTTCCCTCCCTTCTTCATCATAGGTTTGGTTGAAGAAATGTTTTGTTCATCGTAAGGCATATTAACCATAACCCCGACTTGTGAACTTCGAGAAAGTGGTCCATTTAATTACCACCCAAAAACTAATTCTGCTGTTTCCCCatcttgtttttgttgttggagGAAGGCACCGGAAAAGAGTCTGCGAATAATAACAGCTTTTATGCATAGATTTGGGAGCACTTAGCAGGAAATTGAATATTGTATCTTCATTTTTGATAGATGAAAGAAAACTAGTTTCTGTTTTGGTTCCTGATAATGTGAAATGGGATAAGACAATTATCTCATTACAATGTTCTTTATTTCCTGGGATGCTGTTCATTAGAAGCAATTTAGTCTATCTACTTCTCCATTAGTAAACTGGGATCAACACAAGACAGCTCACCCGATGAGAGTCACACGATGCATGGGTCATTGCCACTTACAGAACGGCCTTCTTTTGATTGATGGAGCTCAGTTTTGAGGCTTCATGACAGTAACTGCCAGATGATATCATTGATTATGAGAGGGTTCATGAAATGAGCTTTGAGGTTATGTTGGGGGTTATGAAAAAATGTTTCATATACACCATTCTCCTAGCTATTGTTATAGCCTGTTAGAGGTTATTGTCACTTTCCACCAGGGGAGGCCCATGATCAGTTGCATTGATGTTCTCTTATCATTAAGTACTTGCATGGTTCATTGCCTTGATctttaattttccctttttgaaGATTTTTACTATTGCCGTCTTTTGTGTAGAACAACATCATCTTGTAGTTGTTACAAATTGTAAATTGCTCACCAGTTGCCATTCAAATGAATGAATTTTGTTTAATATCATGGAGCACATAATTGAATAATAGCATGTATTAATCCAAAAGCCTCATGttaattttagtaatttcttgCCAATCTTGAAAGCAACATTGTGCATCAAATAGTGAAGGTGACTTCCAACTCCCAAGAACTTGGTGATAAACACTTCTAACTCCCAAGATGAGCCTTGTTACACAATACATGGTAGAAGCTAACATGTACATGGCTCTCAACTGCCTCCACTACTATGGCAATAAATTCCACTTTATATACATATAAGGATTCACCTAGTTCGTTCCACTCATTCCGGGGAACCAACctgagtgatgatgatgatgatgatgatgatggctcATGAATCTCTGGCTCAACAAATTGGCACAGTTGTGCTGATCTTCCTAATCGTCTTCTGTCAAAATGAACCAGGAAGGTTATTTATGTTTGTCGACTCTCGCCCATAAAGTGCGACTGTAATGTCCCCTTGCAAGGGTTGCATGAACTGCAGCAACACTATTATTGCACAAGAAAATGCTTGTCTAAAAGCTGTGTTTGGAACTATGAAGCCAAGGATCCCAGTATCTCCTAATGTGTTTGGAACCATGAAGCCAAGGAACCCAGTACCTACATCCGGACCAAGCGGTAGGATCAACTAGCATACTATGCATGGTGCATTAATTGCACTATATATAGTTGTTCAGCTTACTTATTTCCTCTAGTTGCATGTTCACTGCTGCAGCAGATCATCAGTACTGTACGGCTTAATATCAACTTTAAACTAATGGTTaagtttgattttcttttcttttcagcaGGTTATAGGCAGTAGGGTTGGTTTGTTCCATCTATTCCAATAGCCattattttatgggattttcttattgacatctctcaaagtgtcaaataatttgtacttttttttttttttttttgccctttagtgggacacaaatttttttccaaaG encodes:
- the LOC122670484 gene encoding phosphatidylinositol 3,4,5-trisphosphate 3-phosphatase and protein-tyrosine-phosphatase PTEN1 yields the protein MGLRISKQVPPKVADVGVLNGHYHILNFLSRSFCLRHLVSKKRRRMLVGGYDLDMSYITDRILAMSFPAERMRAMYRNPLWQVKDVLEMRHLGHYKIYNLCIEENYDPSHFHGRVEVFPFDDNHVPSLQMIKLFCESVHEWLSVDPQNVAVIHCMAGKGRTGLMLCAYLVYSGMSAEEAFQLYAHKRTTNNEGVSIASQRRYVGYWSKIVSFPRGIDNRPPEVNLPQPCSRELRRIRLYDTVNTNSVFFVVTELQEIPGQLYSPSMEVARSCCRPLKLGYQRSNSPRYYLSFIDNDEEGKEPEKEAPHVVEQMDTEKSFIYHENCLEYYFDKPLRVTGDVRVIFYQKLNGGRLFYACFNTAFITNSLLQFSVRDLDKVGYKGKSICSSAFCLELLFGPANSKYPLSPPVDDNEVCEDWS